In one Serinus canaria isolate serCan28SL12 chromosome 2, serCan2020, whole genome shotgun sequence genomic region, the following are encoded:
- the IRX4 gene encoding iroquois-class homeodomain protein IRX-4: MSYPQFGYPYSSAPQFLMSTNSLTTCCESSSRTLAETGAAASAQTPVYCPVYESRLLATARHELNSAAALGVYGGPYAGPQGYGNYVTYGTEAPAFYSLNSLDAKDGSGSAHAGIAPAAAYYPYDHTLSQYQYDRYGTMDGGTRRKNATRETTSTLKAWLQEHRKNPYPTKGEKIMLAIITKMTLTQVSTWFANARRRLKKENKMTWPPRNKCSDEKRPYEEEEEEEEEGSQEEAMKSGKAEEPTGKEEKELELSDLEDLDAAESESSECELRRPFPHPLPHPHPHPLPLPGGSHPPRAAELPAKMPPPAAAGEEEEEEAAAERARSCLKTAAEECGPDPLGARQRGCESKMCFQQGQQLLEAKPRIWSLAHTATSLNQAEYPSCMLKRPGGSAASATPAPVSVMDRHQDSPVTNLRNWVDGVFHDPLFRHSTLNQALSNTTVSWATTKGAILETGALGRAVGNGANVLKGQLSNLAHHDSNKEFLAFPKSGSKMFCS, from the exons ATGTCCTATCCTCAGTTTGGCTACCCTTACTCCTCTGCACCCCAG TTCCTGATGAGCACCAACTCCCTGACGACCTGCTGCGAGTCCAGCAGCCGGACGCTGGCTGAGACGGGGGCGGCCGCCTCCGCCCAGACCCCCGTGTACTGCCCGGTGTACGAGAGCCGCCTGCTCGCCACCGCCCGACACGAGCTCAACTCCGCCGCCGCCCTGGGGGTCTACGGCGGACCCTACGCCGGGCCCCAGGGCTATGGAAACTACGTGACCTACGGTACCGAGGCTCCCGCCTTCTACTCCCTG AACAGTTTGGACGCGAAGGACGGGAGCGGCTCTGCGCATGCGGGCATCGCCCCCGCGGCTGCCTACTACCCCTACGATCACACCCTCAGCCAGTACCAGTACGACAG GTACGGGACCATGGACGGCGGGACGCGGAGGAAAAACGCCACCCGAGAGACCACCAGCACGCTGaaggcctggctgcaggagcaccgCAAGAACCCCTACCCCACCAAGGGCGAGAAGATCATGCTGGCCATCATCACCAAGATGACCCTCACCCAGGTCTCCACCTGGTTCGCCAACGCCCGCCGGCGGCTCAAGAAGGAGAACAAGATGACCTGGCCCCCGCGGAACAAGTGCTCTGACGAGAAGCGGCCCtatgaggaagaggaggaggaggaggaggagggttcTCAGGAAGAGGCGATGAAGAGCGGAAAAGCCGAGG AACCCACGggcaaggaggagaaggagctggagctcagcgACCTAGAGGACTTGGACGCCGCCGAGTCGGAGAGCTCTGAGTGCGAGCTGCGGCGGCCCTTCCCACACCCGCTCCCGCACCCGCATCCGCacccgctcccgctcccgggCGGCAGCCACCCGCCGCGGGCCGCCGAGCTCCCCGCCAAGATGCCGCCTCCGGCTGCCgccggggaggaggaggaggaggaggcggcggcagAGCGGGCGCGGAGCTGCCTGAAGACGGCGGCGGAGGAGTGCGGCCCCGACCCGCTGGGCGCTCGGCAGCGTGGCTGCGAGTCCAAGATGTGCTtccagcaggggcagcagctgctggaggcgAAGCCCAGGATTTGGTCCCTGGCGCACACTGCCACCTCGCTCAACCAGGCCGAGTACCCCTCCTGCATGCTGAAACGGCCGGGGGGCTCGGCTGCCTCCGCCACTCCCGCCCCGGTCAGCGTCATGGACAGGCACCAGGATTCGCCGGTCACCAACCTCAGGAACTGGGTGGACGGGGTGTTTCACGACCCCCTGTTCAGGCACAGTACTTTAAACCAAGCCCTGAGCAACACAACAGTTTCCTGGGCTACCACCAAAGGAGCCATTCTGGAAACGGGCGCCTTGGGACGCGCGGTGGGGAACGGCGCCAATGTGCTCAAGGGGCAGCTCTCAAACCTGGCCCACCATGACTCAAACAAAGAGTTTCTGGCGTTTCCCAAATCAGgaagcaaaatgttttgttcCTAA